A window of the Pyrodictium abyssi genome harbors these coding sequences:
- a CDS encoding CobD/CbiB family cobalamin biosynthesis protein — MDVHLAAYAALLYAAWRLGPLAWLLAAAWVLKVSFSLRLLLETVWRAAGCMERGDTVCARVLVQGLVRRDVHRLGPGHVASAAVESLAESLVDGYTSPLLYTALLGPLGALLQRLANTLDGALGFKTPDYLEAGWASAWADTLLNYIPARATAALTALAAPIAGGSPARALRVWRRYGGATESRNAGHPMSAVAGALGVRLEKPGSYVLGEGPLPGPGDMKRGVAVAATVAAAWLALVAAFLALG, encoded by the coding sequence GTGGACGTGCACCTCGCGGCCTACGCGGCGCTGCTCTACGCGGCGTGGAGGCTCGGCCCCCTGGCCTGGCTGCTCGCCGCGGCCTGGGTGCTGAAGGTCTCCTTCTCGCTCCGCCTCCTCCTCGAGACCGTGTGGCGGGCAGCGGGCTGCATGGAGCGGGGCGACACGGTGTGCGCCCGCGTGCTCGTCCAGGGCCTGGTACGCCGCGACGTGCACCGGCTGGGCCCCGGCCACGTGGCTAGCGCGGCCGTGGAGAGCCTAGCTGAGAGCCTCGTAGACGGCTACACCTCCCCACTGCTCTACACAGCGCTGCTGGGGCCCCTCGGAGCGCTGCTCCAGAGGCTTGCTAACACCCTCGACGGCGCCCTCGGCTTCAAGACGCCCGACTACCTCGAGGCCGGCTGGGCCAGCGCCTGGGCGGACACACTGCTCAACTACATCCCAGCCCGCGCCACCGCGGCCCTCACCGCGCTAGCAGCCCCCATAGCTGGAGGGAGCCCAGCCCGGGCGCTGCGGGTCTGGAGGCGCTACGGCGGGGCCACGGAGAGCCGGAACGCAGGCCACCCGATGAGCGCAGTGGCGGGCGCCCTCGGCGTGAGGCTCGAGAAGCCGGGAAGCTACGTCCTCGGCGAGGGCCCGCTACCGGGCCCCGGGGACATGAAGCGCGGCGTAGCCGTTGCAGCAACGGTGGCAGCAGCCTGGCTGGCCCTGGTTGCGGCTTTCCTCGCACTCGGTTAG
- a CDS encoding energy-coupling factor ABC transporter permease yields the protein MHIPDGFLDPFWIAVTYAAAIAYALAAWRRIRGRLGPEQVVSMSVLAAGIFVAQMLNWPLPGGTSLHFVGGALAGILFGPWLGFYVMALVLAVQTLVFHDGGITALGANILNMAVVDVVVGYAVYRAVAGALGGSRRARLLGAFLGGWLGIVAAGIAAGVEIGLSPSFPYGVEVSVPVMATWHAILGVIEGVITALVVDYLYQRRSPIVEAAEKVAMKATV from the coding sequence TTGCACATACCCGACGGGTTTCTGGACCCATTCTGGATAGCCGTCACCTACGCGGCGGCCATAGCATACGCCCTGGCGGCCTGGAGGAGGATAAGGGGGCGGCTAGGCCCCGAGCAGGTAGTCTCTATGTCCGTCCTAGCGGCGGGCATCTTCGTGGCGCAGATGCTGAACTGGCCTCTGCCGGGCGGCACTTCGCTCCACTTCGTGGGCGGCGCGCTAGCGGGCATACTGTTCGGGCCCTGGCTAGGCTTCTACGTGATGGCGCTGGTGCTGGCTGTGCAGACGCTAGTATTCCACGACGGCGGGATAACAGCCCTAGGCGCCAACATCCTCAACATGGCCGTGGTGGACGTTGTGGTGGGCTACGCGGTTTACCGCGCAGTCGCCGGCGCTCTGGGCGGCTCCCGTAGAGCCAGGCTGCTCGGCGCCTTCCTGGGCGGCTGGCTAGGCATAGTAGCGGCGGGGATAGCAGCGGGCGTGGAGATAGGGCTTAGCCCGTCCTTCCCCTACGGCGTGGAGGTATCAGTGCCAGTAATGGCCACGTGGCACGCCATCCTCGGCGTGATAGAGGGCGTGATAACAGCGCTGGTCGTGGACTACCTCTACCAGCGCCGTAGCCCCATAGTGGAGGCGGCCGAGAAGGTGGCCATGAAAGCCACAGTCTAG
- a CDS encoding DUF711 family protein, whose translation MHFSIAEITEVAEMIRYRSLDVRSVTLSVDASICASPWPGEVVDCLRGLVEEHGRRIRRAVDTVAAKLGVPVTTVRIALTPLEAVLAPVTAASGVERAAETGLEAAAELDRAASRAGVDYIGGFAAFADRGLGAGGRAVLSALPRVLVETERVMGFVNAASTWLGLNMDAVAASARLVLEAAREAGSPLPGAKFLVTVNVAPDIPFLPAAHHGLGEADGVVNVAISGPSVVAAVLRGLPRDAPLERLYDELKRIGFKVSRLGQLVAERVAAASGYSVGSVDLSLAPTPEPGDSIADVLEAMGVEFGAPGSIAALAMLIDALRKGGAMGVCCAGGYSGAMIPVSEDSGIASAVARGLATIYKLVAMTGVCSTGLDMVPVPGDTDWRRLAGLIADVLALGMVQGKVLGVRLLPAPGKKPGDTVELGGLLGEAPVMDPGPGSMEEFVERGGRIPPPMRRLLAG comes from the coding sequence ATGCACTTCAGCATAGCCGAGATAACCGAAGTAGCGGAGATGATACGCTACCGTAGCCTAGACGTCCGCAGCGTCACCCTCAGCGTAGACGCCAGCATCTGCGCGTCCCCCTGGCCAGGCGAGGTAGTGGACTGCCTCCGCGGCCTCGTCGAGGAGCACGGGAGGCGCATACGCCGGGCAGTAGACACTGTCGCAGCAAAGCTCGGCGTACCTGTCACGACTGTGCGTATAGCGCTCACGCCCCTCGAGGCCGTGCTAGCCCCCGTAACAGCGGCCAGCGGTGTCGAGCGCGCAGCCGAGACGGGGCTCGAGGCGGCGGCCGAGCTGGACCGCGCTGCGTCGAGGGCGGGTGTGGACTACATCGGCGGCTTCGCGGCCTTCGCTGACCGCGGGCTCGGGGCCGGCGGCCGGGCGGTGCTCAGCGCGCTCCCCCGCGTACTGGTGGAGACCGAGAGGGTAATGGGGTTCGTAAACGCGGCTTCTACGTGGCTAGGGCTCAACATGGATGCCGTCGCGGCCTCTGCGCGGCTAGTCCTGGAGGCCGCGAGGGAGGCGGGGAGCCCCCTCCCCGGAGCCAAGTTCCTGGTAACCGTGAACGTGGCGCCGGACATACCCTTCCTGCCGGCAGCCCACCACGGGCTCGGGGAGGCGGACGGAGTCGTCAACGTTGCTATAAGCGGGCCTAGCGTGGTCGCGGCTGTGCTCCGCGGCCTCCCCAGGGACGCTCCGCTAGAGAGGCTCTACGACGAGCTGAAGAGGATAGGCTTCAAGGTGTCGCGGCTCGGCCAGCTCGTCGCGGAGCGCGTAGCGGCGGCCAGCGGCTACAGCGTCGGTAGCGTGGACCTCTCGCTAGCCCCGACGCCGGAGCCAGGCGACAGTATAGCAGACGTGCTGGAGGCCATGGGCGTGGAGTTCGGCGCGCCGGGCAGCATAGCGGCTCTAGCCATGCTGATAGACGCGCTCCGCAAGGGCGGGGCCATGGGCGTGTGCTGTGCCGGCGGCTACAGCGGCGCCATGATACCGGTATCGGAGGATAGCGGGATAGCCTCGGCGGTAGCCCGCGGGCTAGCCACCATATACAAGCTCGTGGCCATGACCGGTGTCTGCAGCACCGGCCTAGACATGGTGCCGGTGCCCGGCGACACGGACTGGAGGCGGCTAGCAGGCCTCATAGCCGACGTGCTGGCGCTCGGGATGGTGCAGGGCAAGGTGCTGGGTGTGAGGCTGCTCCCAGCGCCCGGCAAGAAACCAGGAGACACCGTGGAGCTAGGCGGCCTACTAGGCGAGGCCCCGGTCATGGACCCGGGGCCCGGCAGTATGGAGGAGTTCGTGGAGAGGGGCGGCCGTATACCCCCGCCGATGCGCCGCCTCCTAGCCGGCTAG
- the amrS gene encoding AmmeMemoRadiSam system radical SAM enzyme encodes MASSSRLLDRPYVREAELWSPLPDRQGYVRCDLCARRCVIAPGKYGVCGVRRNIGGKLYTLVYGLLTAMNIDPIEKKPMFHFEPGSQVLSISTVGCNFYCVFCQNWEISQSRLEQGLYGRYVEPEEVVEKALEYGADGIAYTYNEPIIFFEFLRDVARLAKKHGLYNMMVTNGYATPEAIRELAPYIDAATVDFKGGGNPEFYRRFMSVPDPSPIYTALEEMKRAGWFLEVTNLVVPRYGDREDDVRRLARWIVEKLGPETPFHLLRFHPDFRLQELPPTPVETLERLAQAAKEEGLHYVYIGNVWGHPLENTYCPRCGYTVIERRGFAILAWRLTRDNRCQNCGAPVNIRGRFHGGGGSILPLLVY; translated from the coding sequence ATGGCCTCTAGTAGCCGTCTCCTCGATAGGCCCTACGTGCGGGAGGCTGAGCTCTGGAGCCCGCTCCCCGACCGGCAGGGCTACGTGCGCTGCGACCTCTGTGCGCGGCGATGCGTGATAGCACCGGGGAAGTACGGGGTCTGCGGGGTCCGGAGGAACATCGGCGGCAAGCTCTACACGCTGGTCTACGGGCTGCTGACCGCGATGAACATTGACCCTATCGAGAAGAAGCCTATGTTCCACTTCGAGCCCGGCAGCCAGGTGCTCTCGATAAGCACTGTGGGGTGCAACTTCTACTGCGTGTTCTGCCAGAACTGGGAGATTAGCCAGTCGCGGCTGGAGCAGGGCCTCTACGGCCGCTACGTCGAGCCCGAGGAGGTGGTCGAGAAGGCTCTGGAGTACGGGGCAGACGGGATAGCCTACACGTACAACGAGCCCATAATATTCTTCGAGTTCTTGAGGGACGTAGCCAGGCTCGCCAAGAAGCACGGGCTCTACAACATGATGGTGACTAACGGCTACGCTACGCCGGAGGCTATACGGGAGCTAGCCCCCTACATCGACGCCGCCACTGTGGACTTCAAGGGCGGGGGTAACCCGGAGTTCTACCGCCGGTTCATGTCTGTGCCCGACCCCTCGCCGATATACACGGCCCTGGAGGAGATGAAGCGGGCCGGCTGGTTCCTAGAGGTAACGAACCTCGTGGTGCCCCGGTACGGCGACCGGGAGGATGACGTGAGGAGGCTAGCACGCTGGATCGTCGAGAAGCTGGGGCCCGAGACCCCGTTCCACCTGCTGCGCTTCCACCCTGACTTCCGGCTCCAGGAGCTGCCGCCGACGCCGGTCGAGACGCTCGAGAGGCTCGCGCAGGCCGCCAAGGAGGAGGGGCTACACTACGTCTACATAGGCAATGTCTGGGGCCACCCGCTAGAGAACACGTACTGCCCGCGCTGCGGCTACACGGTGATAGAGAGGCGGGGCTTCGCCATACTCGCCTGGAGGCTGACACGGGACAACCGCTGCCAGAACTGCGGCGCGCCGGTGAACATACGGGGCCGGTTCCACGGGGGCGGTGGCAGCATACTACCGCTGCTGGTCTACTAG
- a CDS encoding asparagine synthase C-terminal domain-containing protein, whose translation MDTSIVALAARLEGLRLIGITAFYTAGLPRDLPYASYVAGALGIRLHVVPVDPNYIAEHAVIVAKCTRRRDYIELRNDVVFLRALEEAERLNCHCILLGDGGDELFAGYQFMLSLSSRELRQTILRMATRGRYPGLELAECIGVKAHAPFLCDEVLEVVMKVPVDCLRAGISEGKELYTEHP comes from the coding sequence ATCGACACCAGCATCGTCGCTCTCGCCGCGAGGCTCGAAGGGCTAAGACTCATCGGCATAACGGCCTTCTATACTGCTGGGCTGCCCCGCGACCTGCCATACGCGTCCTACGTGGCCGGAGCCCTTGGGATAAGGCTCCACGTGGTGCCGGTGGACCCCAACTATATAGCCGAGCATGCAGTCATTGTCGCTAAGTGCACGAGAAGGAGGGACTACATAGAGCTGCGGAACGACGTAGTCTTCCTCAGAGCCCTCGAGGAGGCAGAGAGGCTCAACTGCCACTGCATCCTCCTTGGCGACGGTGGAGACGAGTTGTTCGCCGGCTACCAGTTCATGCTGAGCCTTAGCAGCCGGGAGCTACGACAGACGATACTCAGGATGGCGACGAGAGGCCGGTACCCTGGCCTAGAGCTAGCCGAGTGCATAGGAGTGAAGGCGCACGCACCGTTCCTATGCGATGAAGTGCTAGAAGTGGTCATGAAAGTGCCGGTTGACTGTCTTAGAGCAGGCATCTCAGAGGGCAAAGAACTGTATACGGAACATCCTTAG
- a CDS encoding ABC transporter ATP-binding protein, whose product MQQIYKLAAEDAVTAMPISTISVVGVAAGYRGKPVIRDVDVEFRGPGVHAIIGPNGSGKTTLLRVITGVIRPYRGDVLFDGRSIHREPEVKRLIGYMPAEIGLLPRLTLYENLETYLEILGYDRGFLEERLEALGRVLPLDDILHRMVGAMSTGQRVRAGLVRTLIHDPEVVVLDEPTRGLDIVLARQVREMLQDIARDRMVIMTTHLAHELLELSSHVTVMKSGRVLFSGSIDEFRRSLADRPVTLHIRTATPIDDVLENLGVEFQRKAYSYYIVRLPSLNEAPRLLTELPRHTGILELREDLDELVKALYEG is encoded by the coding sequence ATGCAGCAGATATACAAGCTAGCAGCGGAAGACGCGGTGACGGCCATGCCCATATCCACTATCAGCGTCGTGGGCGTGGCCGCCGGCTACAGAGGGAAGCCAGTCATCAGGGACGTAGACGTCGAGTTCCGCGGCCCAGGCGTACACGCTATCATCGGCCCCAACGGCTCGGGCAAGACGACCCTACTACGCGTCATCACCGGCGTCATAAGGCCCTACCGCGGCGACGTACTGTTCGACGGCAGGTCCATCCATAGGGAGCCAGAGGTGAAGAGGCTTATCGGCTACATGCCCGCCGAGATAGGCCTGCTGCCAAGGCTCACACTCTACGAGAACCTCGAGACCTACCTGGAGATCCTAGGCTACGACAGAGGCTTCCTCGAGGAGAGGCTCGAGGCCCTGGGAAGGGTCCTACCGCTCGACGACATCCTGCACAGGATGGTCGGGGCTATGAGCACGGGCCAGAGGGTCCGCGCAGGCCTAGTCCGGACCCTGATCCACGATCCGGAGGTTGTCGTGCTTGACGAGCCCACAAGAGGCCTAGACATCGTCCTCGCTAGGCAGGTCCGGGAGATGCTACAAGACATCGCCAGGGACAGGATGGTCATAATGACCACCCACCTGGCCCACGAGCTCCTCGAGCTAAGCAGCCACGTCACAGTCATGAAGAGCGGCCGGGTACTATTCAGCGGCAGCATAGACGAGTTTAGGCGCAGCCTAGCAGACAGGCCAGTAACCCTCCATATCCGCACAGCCACCCCCATAGACGATGTGCTCGAGAACCTGGGCGTAGAGTTCCAGAGGAAAGCCTACAGCTACTACATAGTCAGGCTACCCAGCCTCAACGAGGCACCCCGGCTACTCACGGAGCTACCCCGGCATACTGGCATACTCGAGCTCAGAGAGGACCTAGACGAGCTCGTGAAAGCCCTCTACGAGGGGTGA
- a CDS encoding DMT family transporter, which translates to MNRSLLLVYAASALWSTIGVATRLGYLAGCSPLGMLVARQAVAALATILGVAAGLYRAGVVLDRRVVVLALGLFTPFYTAYYYAVDALGVGRAAALLYTAPAWVLLYQLALEKRRPGPWRLAATVLTLAGALLLAGEARSGLIPAGGLLWGLTSGAFYAATIYAAARLVAGLEPASMAAGVQAWLLLGALAVAAAAPGGAVVTASCLPAAAYLALVVSHLSYVLFYRGLGGVEPHRASVAATLELVLSVAWGWLLFDEPFTGSYAAGAAAIAAAQLLAGRSQPTRRDSLAP; encoded by the coding sequence ATGAACCGTAGCCTCCTGCTGGTCTACGCGGCCTCCGCCCTCTGGTCGACGATAGGCGTGGCTACGCGGCTAGGCTACCTCGCCGGCTGTAGCCCGCTCGGCATGCTGGTCGCTAGGCAGGCGGTAGCGGCCTTAGCCACCATCCTGGGCGTCGCTGCCGGGCTCTACCGCGCAGGCGTCGTCCTCGACCGGCGTGTCGTCGTCCTCGCGCTGGGCCTCTTCACGCCCTTCTACACGGCGTACTACTACGCGGTAGACGCGCTGGGCGTGGGGCGCGCAGCTGCGCTTCTCTACACCGCGCCAGCATGGGTCCTCCTCTACCAGCTCGCCCTGGAGAAGCGGCGCCCCGGGCCCTGGAGGCTAGCAGCCACAGTGCTGACGCTCGCCGGCGCCCTGCTGCTCGCAGGGGAGGCTCGTAGCGGCCTCATCCCGGCCGGGGGCCTCCTATGGGGGCTTACGAGCGGCGCCTTCTACGCGGCCACGATATACGCTGCAGCGCGGCTCGTGGCGGGGCTCGAGCCGGCCAGCATGGCTGCCGGTGTGCAGGCGTGGCTACTGCTGGGAGCCCTCGCGGTAGCCGCGGCGGCTCCTGGCGGGGCTGTGGTGACGGCGTCCTGCCTGCCCGCGGCCGCCTACCTAGCCCTGGTTGTCAGCCATCTCTCCTACGTGCTCTTCTACCGGGGGCTCGGCGGCGTCGAGCCGCACCGCGCCTCGGTAGCGGCCACGCTGGAGCTAGTGCTCTCCGTGGCCTGGGGCTGGCTGCTCTTCGACGAGCCCTTTACGGGCTCCTACGCGGCGGGTGCGGCGGCTATAGCGGCTGCCCAGCTGCTAGCCGGGCGCAGCCAGCCTACCCGGCGAGACTCTCTAGCTCCCTAA
- the cobB gene encoding NAD-dependent protein deacetylase, with amino-acid sequence MEPREEAKRLAQLLAESRYAVVFTGAGVSTESGIPDFRGPSGLWRRVPPEVFTIEYFVERPLEVWRLFTELFYSFKDAKPNPAHYAIARLEELGIVKSVITQNIDGLHQAAGSRRVIELHGNLRWARCMSCGRRVPLDEAVSEAREGRLPRCPVCGGLLKPDAVFFGEPLPEEALEEAFREARRADLVLVVGSSLSVYPAAYIPEYARRRGARLAIVNLEPTPLDHLATVVARRRASELLLMVVRELESLAG; translated from the coding sequence TTGGAGCCCAGGGAAGAGGCCAAGAGGCTGGCCCAGCTCCTAGCCGAGTCCCGGTACGCCGTCGTGTTCACTGGCGCAGGCGTGAGCACTGAGAGCGGTATACCCGACTTCCGCGGGCCTAGCGGGCTCTGGCGCCGCGTCCCGCCCGAGGTGTTCACCATAGAGTACTTCGTGGAGCGGCCCCTCGAGGTGTGGAGGCTCTTCACAGAGCTCTTCTACAGCTTCAAGGACGCTAAGCCGAACCCGGCGCACTACGCGATAGCCCGGCTAGAGGAGCTAGGCATCGTTAAGTCTGTCATAACCCAGAACATAGACGGGCTGCACCAGGCCGCGGGGAGCCGCCGGGTGATAGAGCTCCACGGCAACCTGCGCTGGGCCCGCTGCATGAGCTGCGGCCGCCGGGTGCCCCTCGACGAGGCCGTGTCCGAGGCGCGGGAGGGCCGGCTGCCCCGCTGCCCGGTCTGCGGCGGCCTGTTGAAGCCCGACGCTGTGTTCTTCGGGGAGCCCTTGCCCGAGGAGGCGCTGGAGGAGGCCTTCCGGGAGGCCCGCCGGGCCGACCTAGTGCTGGTCGTCGGCTCGAGCCTGTCCGTCTACCCGGCTGCCTACATCCCGGAGTACGCGCGGCGCCGGGGAGCCAGGCTCGCCATAGTGAATCTTGAGCCTACGCCGCTAGACCACCTCGCCACCGTGGTCGCGCGGCGCCGCGCCAGCGAGCTCCTACTCATGGTTGTTAGGGAGCTAGAGAGTCTCGCCGGGTAG
- a CDS encoding ACT domain-containing protein: MSTRDQQELQEGREYIVVFVHGRDRPGIVAGLAGVLAEANANILDISQTVMRGIFTMAMIVDVTDARLRIEELRSRLDEKGRELGVEVSVYHIDVVKYLQRP, encoded by the coding sequence TTGTCTACTAGAGACCAGCAGGAGCTACAGGAGGGCCGCGAGTACATAGTGGTCTTCGTCCACGGCCGCGACCGGCCCGGCATAGTGGCGGGCCTGGCGGGCGTGCTCGCGGAGGCCAACGCCAACATTCTCGACATATCGCAGACCGTTATGCGCGGGATATTCACGATGGCTATGATAGTTGATGTGACCGACGCGAGGCTGAGGATAGAGGAGCTACGCAGCCGCCTCGACGAGAAGGGCAGGGAGCTCGGCGTAGAGGTGAGCGTATACCACATAGACGTGGTGAAGTACCTCCAGAGGCCCTAG